Proteins encoded together in one Lysinibacillus sp. FSL K6-0232 window:
- a CDS encoding exosporium glycoprotein BclB-related protein codes for MCLNNSMCGCSGNGHGNGECSAMGPFVAIDAACITPPQATGSIIPFSSGITPVVLASLATGLIDTPSLIGFGTAVPGVTVLGNTIDLSGVVTEAFSVPRPGSITAISASFSATVAIALLGTTTVTATVYRAPAGSTVFTATAATVSLAPSFTGAIALGQTAFASANVPPVPVVTGDRLLMVYSITTSGVAVAQVLTGTASAGITIA; via the coding sequence ATGTGTTTAAATAATTCTATGTGTGGCTGTTCAGGAAATGGTCATGGCAACGGTGAATGCAGTGCAATGGGACCATTTGTAGCAATTGATGCTGCATGTATTACTCCACCTCAAGCAACTGGCTCAATTATTCCTTTCTCTTCTGGTATCACACCTGTTGTTTTAGCATCATTAGCAACTGGTTTAATTGATACACCTAGTCTGATTGGATTTGGTACAGCAGTTCCTGGTGTTACAGTTTTAGGAAATACAATTGATTTATCAGGTGTTGTAACAGAAGCTTTCTCTGTTCCTCGTCCTGGTAGTATTACAGCAATTTCTGCATCATTCTCTGCAACAGTTGCTATTGCATTACTTGGTACAACAACAGTAACTGCAACAGTATATCGTGCTCCTGCTGGTAGCACTGTATTCACTGCAACAGCTGCAACAGTAAGCCTTGCTCCATCCTTTACAGGGGCTATCGCATTAGGTCAAACAGCATTCGCTTCCGCAAACGTACCACCAGTACCAGTTGTAACAGGTGACCGCTTATTAATGGTTTACTCCATTACAACTTCTGGTGTTGCTGTTGCTCAAGTATTAACAGGAACAGCAAGCGCAGGTATTACAATTGCATAA
- a CDS encoding rhodanese-like domain-containing protein: MEAWVIIAIIAVFFIWRLLPAKGVQSISTTQLKTVLHDKDKVFIDVRTPAEYKGRNIPQFKNMPLGSNFDQLPRDKEIVVICQSGMRSNQACKQLKKQGFERVINVRGGMSAY; this comes from the coding sequence TTGGAAGCGTGGGTTATTATTGCAATAATCGCAGTGTTTTTTATATGGCGACTTCTGCCAGCGAAAGGAGTTCAATCTATTTCAACAACACAATTAAAGACGGTGTTGCATGATAAAGATAAGGTGTTTATTGATGTGCGCACACCAGCTGAGTATAAGGGGCGCAATATCCCACAATTTAAAAATATGCCACTAGGTTCCAACTTTGACCAATTACCAAGGGATAAAGAAATTGTTGTGATTTGCCAAAGTGGTATGCGCAGTAATCAGGCATGTAAACAATTAAAAAAGCAGGGCTTTGAGCGTGTGATAAATGTTCGTGGTGGTATGAGCGCCTATTAA
- a CDS encoding type III polyketide synthase — protein MPKITSISTYQPPYTLQQANAEELTKELFYAKMPKLERYLKVFDNGGIETRHFCVPPEWHRTNHSFEERNNLYIELATQYSVNVIQACLQNKAFLASSISPQDIDAIIFVSSTGIATPSIDARIMNKLAFSDRLKRIPLWGLGCAGGAAGVSRAYDFCQAHPTAKVLVVCVELCSLTFQPNDISKSNLIGASLFADGAACILVCGDNATINTIKPTPAILATGSKWMPDSENVMGWHIKNSGLHVIFQKSIPTIITNWLGPFVEQFLLEQELYSEQLTHFIAHPGGKKVLKAYEDTLYLSSQKTDISREILRHHGNMSSPTVLYVLEQFMLHEGKVDDTGLLVALGPGFCAEAVLLKWRE, from the coding sequence GTGCCGAAAATTACTTCTATCAGTACATATCAGCCACCTTACACATTACAACAAGCAAATGCAGAGGAATTAACAAAGGAGCTTTTTTATGCAAAAATGCCTAAATTAGAGCGCTATTTAAAGGTTTTTGACAATGGTGGTATTGAAACACGCCATTTTTGTGTTCCACCAGAATGGCATCGTACAAATCACTCCTTTGAAGAACGTAATAATCTATATATTGAACTCGCTACACAGTATAGTGTGAATGTTATTCAAGCTTGTTTACAAAATAAAGCTTTTTTAGCTTCATCAATTTCGCCTCAAGATATTGATGCCATTATTTTTGTTAGTAGTACAGGAATTGCCACACCTAGCATTGATGCACGTATTATGAACAAACTCGCCTTTTCTGATCGGCTTAAACGCATCCCACTATGGGGTCTTGGGTGTGCTGGAGGCGCAGCCGGTGTAAGTAGAGCCTATGATTTTTGTCAGGCACATCCTACTGCAAAGGTTCTTGTTGTTTGTGTCGAGTTATGTAGCCTCACTTTTCAGCCAAATGATATTTCAAAAAGCAATTTGATTGGTGCTTCACTTTTTGCAGATGGTGCTGCCTGTATACTTGTTTGTGGAGATAATGCAACTATCAATACGATAAAGCCAACACCAGCTATTCTTGCTACAGGCTCTAAATGGATGCCAGATTCGGAAAATGTGATGGGCTGGCATATTAAAAATAGCGGGCTACATGTTATCTTTCAGAAAAGTATTCCTACTATTATTACGAATTGGCTTGGGCCATTTGTTGAGCAATTTTTATTGGAGCAGGAGCTTTATAGCGAGCAACTTACCCATTTTATCGCACACCCTGGTGGAAAGAAGGTGTTAAAAGCCTATGAAGACACGCTTTATCTTTCTTCCCAAAAAACCGACATTTCTCGGGAAATATTACGTCATCATGGGAATATGTCATCCCCAACAGTGTTGTATGTATTAGAGCAATTTATGTTACATGAAGGAAAAGTGGATGATACAGGCTTACTTGTTGCTCTTGGCCCTGGTTTTTGTGCAGAAGCTGTATTACTAAAATGGAGGGAGTAG
- the rpmG gene encoding 50S ribosomal protein L33 codes for MRVQVTLACTETGDKNYITTKNKRTNPERLELKKYSPRLKRVTLHRETK; via the coding sequence ATGCGTGTACAAGTAACGTTAGCCTGCACTGAAACAGGTGATAAAAACTATATAACAACAAAAAATAAACGTACAAATCCAGAAAGGTTAGAGTTAAAAAAATATTCCCCTCGTTTAAAGCGAGTAACACTACATCGAGAAACAAAATAG
- a CDS encoding DUF1648 domain-containing protein has product MYRPIVKIPKTKSEKVWDYIGGVFFILSIFYIMVVWTKLPDKIPGHFNGLGEVDRWGSKLELLILPCIGGALWLFMTLLEKVPHMHNYPARLNEKNVKAFYINSRKILNEVKNLCLILFAFISFQMVQIGLGEATSLGWWFLPVVLLGVFIPIIKGLIISSKIK; this is encoded by the coding sequence ATGTATAGACCAATTGTAAAAATACCGAAAACCAAATCTGAAAAGGTATGGGACTATATTGGCGGAGTTTTCTTTATTTTATCGATCTTTTATATTATGGTTGTATGGACTAAATTACCCGATAAAATTCCTGGTCACTTTAATGGGCTAGGTGAGGTTGATCGCTGGGGCTCAAAGCTGGAGCTATTGATTCTTCCATGTATTGGTGGAGCTTTATGGTTGTTTATGACATTATTAGAAAAAGTGCCACATATGCATAATTATCCAGCACGCTTAAATGAAAAGAATGTAAAAGCATTTTATATAAATAGCAGAAAAATACTAAATGAGGTGAAAAATCTTTGTCTTATTTTATTTGCATTTATCTCCTTTCAAATGGTACAAATCGGACTTGGTGAGGCAACATCACTAGGCTGGTGGTTCCTGCCAGTAGTATTGCTAGGAGTATTTATTCCGATTATTAAAGGGCTGATAATAAGCTCTAAAATAAAATAA
- a CDS encoding GNAT family N-acetyltransferase — MAVTLVKHDLKYAEAIHALSSMPQVRDALGLPAGKVEDTINFIKRERIDEEEGKTVPRVILDEEGQVIGVTSLMFIDRHKMSCHIGSWLGYEFWGKGYNFEAKEAILDIAFFELGLLHVFAGARKVNIRSQKAQEKLPFIRLGVEKEYPEEHAWLEVKEKQPCVLNVFEREDFVRYRISLKKVEGAREAFLPQLLLADESEEAVQSYLYQGILYEIQCGEHLVGVALVMPKSKTTIELKNIAIVPQYQGKGIGKEVLRQLTDICQQQGYQMVLVGTANSSIDNIAFYQKAGFRMESIEKDFFSNYPKPIYENGIRALDMIFFSKLL; from the coding sequence ATGGCGGTAACTTTAGTAAAGCATGATTTAAAGTATGCTGAAGCTATCCATGCGTTGTCTTCTATGCCACAGGTTCGGGATGCTCTTGGTTTACCTGCTGGCAAGGTAGAAGACACTATTAATTTTATTAAGCGTGAACGTATAGATGAAGAAGAAGGAAAAACAGTTCCTCGCGTGATTTTAGATGAGGAGGGGCAAGTAATTGGTGTGACATCACTAATGTTTATTGATCGTCATAAGATGAGCTGCCATATTGGGTCTTGGCTAGGCTATGAGTTTTGGGGAAAGGGCTATAATTTTGAGGCAAAAGAGGCTATTTTAGATATTGCGTTTTTTGAGCTTGGCTTGCTACATGTATTTGCAGGAGCTAGAAAGGTCAATATTCGTTCGCAAAAAGCACAGGAAAAGCTACCTTTTATTCGATTAGGGGTGGAAAAGGAGTATCCGGAGGAGCATGCATGGTTAGAGGTCAAGGAAAAACAACCATGTGTGTTAAATGTTTTTGAACGAGAGGATTTTGTGCGCTATCGTATATCTCTTAAAAAAGTAGAAGGGGCAAGAGAAGCCTTTTTACCACAGCTTTTATTGGCGGATGAAAGCGAGGAGGCAGTTCAGAGCTATTTATATCAAGGTATTTTATACGAAATTCAATGCGGAGAGCATTTAGTAGGCGTGGCGTTAGTGATGCCCAAATCTAAAACAACTATCGAGTTAAAAAATATTGCCATTGTTCCGCAGTATCAAGGGAAGGGGATAGGGAAAGAGGTATTACGACAACTCACAGATATTTGTCAGCAGCAAGGCTATCAAATGGTGCTGGTTGGAACGGCGAATTCAAGTATTGATAATATAGCCTTTTATCAAAAAGCTGGCTTTCGCATGGAGAGTATCGAAAAGGACTTCTTCAGCAATTATCCCAAGCCAATTTATGAAAATGGCATTCGTGCATTAGATATGATTTTCTTTTCAAAGCTACTATAA
- a CDS encoding VOC family protein: MKNATIFLMFQGQANEAIQQYQQWFPDLTVESLMYMDNSQQVAMAVLNLMGLKIMVNDSNIQHHFTFTPSISIFVECESLNEINHLVAHMLKGGKALMPLDNHGFSERFAWIQDRFGVSWKLTYN, from the coding sequence ATGAAGAATGCAACGATATTTTTAATGTTTCAAGGACAGGCTAATGAGGCAATCCAGCAATATCAACAGTGGTTCCCGGATTTAACAGTCGAAAGCTTAATGTATATGGATAATTCACAGCAAGTAGCGATGGCTGTTTTGAATTTAATGGGTTTAAAGATAATGGTGAATGATAGTAATATACAACATCACTTCACATTTACACCATCAATCTCTATTTTTGTAGAATGTGAATCGTTAAATGAAATTAATCATTTAGTTGCACATATGCTAAAGGGAGGCAAGGCATTAATGCCGCTTGATAATCATGGCTTTTCTGAGCGATTTGCATGGATTCAAGATCGATTTGGTGTTTCCTGGAAATTAACGTATAATTGA
- a CDS encoding isoprenylcysteine carboxyl methyltransferase family protein, translating into MVFYLILIFVILQRLTEIVIAKRNERWMLSQGAYEVGASHYPYMVTMHISFFLFLMVEVMTNNNGISPLFPLFFILFLAVQALRVWCIRSLGSFWNTKILILPDTQVVRKGPYAYMRHPNYAVVCLEILLLPLMFQAYFTAFCFTLLNITMLSVRIPIEEQALRDATNYNHVFQKKISES; encoded by the coding sequence ATGGTATTCTATTTGATTTTAATATTTGTTATTCTACAAAGATTGACAGAGATTGTCATTGCCAAACGTAATGAAAGGTGGATGCTGTCACAGGGAGCCTACGAAGTAGGAGCCTCCCATTATCCTTATATGGTGACAATGCATATTAGCTTTTTCTTATTTTTAATGGTTGAAGTGATGACGAATAATAATGGTATATCGCCCTTATTTCCATTATTTTTTATTTTATTTTTAGCTGTGCAAGCATTACGAGTTTGGTGTATACGTTCATTAGGTTCTTTTTGGAATACAAAGATCCTTATATTACCTGATACACAAGTTGTGCGTAAAGGGCCCTATGCCTATATGCGCCATCCAAATTATGCTGTTGTTTGCTTAGAAATCCTGCTGTTGCCTCTTATGTTTCAGGCTTATTTTACAGCATTTTGCTTTACACTCTTAAATATTACAATGCTGTCTGTGCGCATACCTATCGAGGAACAGGCATTGCGAGATGCAACAAATTATAATCATGTATTTCAAAAGAAGATTTCGGAATCCTAA
- a CDS encoding HAD hydrolase-like protein — protein sequence MKKAFIFDMDGTLFQTNLILEPALAATFDVLRAKGLWQGATPIEQYREIMGVPLPVVWETLCPMHSLDIREKSNGLFHTKLIEQIRNHNGALYPCAEQTLAALAQDYPLYIASNGQVEYLQAIVETYELERFIKGVYSIQSIASGHKSDLVKRVIEENDIQYGAVVGDRASDIQAARDNQFLSIGVRFDFAQDKELEKADIVIGDLTELLKIQLDEKVYRPKI from the coding sequence ATGAAGAAAGCTTTTATCTTTGATATGGATGGCACGTTATTTCAAACAAATCTTATTTTAGAGCCAGCCCTTGCTGCTACATTCGATGTATTACGTGCGAAAGGTTTATGGCAGGGAGCTACACCAATTGAACAATATCGAGAAATTATGGGTGTTCCATTGCCAGTTGTTTGGGAAACATTATGTCCGATGCATTCATTAGACATACGTGAGAAAAGCAACGGGTTATTTCATACAAAGTTGATTGAGCAAATCCGTAATCATAATGGTGCATTGTATCCATGCGCTGAGCAAACTCTTGCAGCATTGGCACAAGACTATCCTTTATACATAGCGAGCAATGGACAGGTTGAATATTTACAAGCTATTGTGGAAACCTATGAGCTAGAGCGTTTTATTAAGGGAGTATATAGTATTCAATCTATTGCGAGCGGCCATAAATCAGACTTGGTTAAACGAGTGATTGAAGAAAATGACATACAGTATGGGGCAGTAGTAGGGGATCGTGCCTCAGATATTCAAGCCGCACGCGACAATCAATTCCTTTCTATAGGCGTTCGCTTTGACTTTGCACAAGATAAAGAGCTGGAAAAGGCCGATATTGTAATCGGTGATTTAACAGAATTATTAAAGATACAGCTAGATGAAAAGGTCTATCGCCCAAAAATTTAG
- the hmpA gene encoding NO-inducible flavohemoprotein has protein sequence MLKQETVQIIKSTVPVLEVHGVEITKTFYKNMFQAHPELLNIFNHANQEKGRQQTALANTVYAAAVHIENLGAILPAVMLIAHKHRSLGILPEHYPIVGENLLKAIKEVLGDAATDEIINAWAEAYGVIADVFIQVEEDLYQKAESNGGWRLFKPLKVAKKVVESDLVTSVYFVNEDGSPLPTYEPGQYISVRLTIPGEEYLMNRQYTLSQASAEDGYRISVKRENDQTPNGKVSNFIHDHLQVGDLVDVSAPAGLFVLEETTAPITFVSGGIGVTPLNSMLQSLSTDTMNEVNFIQCARNEKVVAFSDDIQEKVNALPNASYTALYSDKDELITKELLAEKIADNADVYVCGPVGFMEAVIKNLQEIGVKDEKIHYEFFGPAMQLA, from the coding sequence ATGTTAAAACAAGAAACAGTACAAATTATTAAATCAACAGTTCCTGTGTTAGAGGTTCATGGTGTAGAAATTACAAAGACGTTTTACAAAAATATGTTTCAAGCTCATCCAGAATTATTAAATATTTTTAATCATGCGAATCAAGAAAAAGGTCGTCAACAAACAGCATTAGCAAATACAGTTTATGCTGCTGCAGTTCATATTGAAAATTTAGGAGCAATTTTGCCAGCAGTCATGCTTATTGCACATAAACATCGTAGCTTAGGTATTTTACCAGAGCACTACCCAATCGTTGGAGAAAACTTATTAAAAGCAATTAAAGAAGTGCTAGGTGACGCGGCAACAGATGAGATTATTAATGCGTGGGCTGAGGCATATGGCGTAATCGCAGATGTTTTCATTCAAGTAGAAGAGGATTTATATCAAAAGGCTGAAAGCAATGGTGGATGGCGTTTATTTAAACCATTGAAAGTAGCGAAGAAAGTAGTGGAAAGTGATTTAGTAACATCTGTTTACTTTGTTAATGAAGATGGTTCACCACTGCCAACGTACGAGCCTGGTCAATATATTAGTGTTCGTTTGACAATACCGGGTGAAGAATATTTAATGAATCGTCAATATACACTTTCACAAGCAAGTGCAGAGGATGGCTATCGTATTTCTGTGAAACGTGAAAATGACCAAACACCAAACGGCAAAGTATCAAACTTTATTCATGATCACTTGCAGGTTGGAGATTTAGTAGATGTGAGTGCGCCAGCAGGATTATTCGTGTTAGAGGAAACAACTGCGCCAATTACATTTGTAAGTGGTGGTATTGGTGTAACACCGTTAAATAGCATGCTGCAATCATTAAGCACAGATACAATGAATGAGGTTAACTTTATCCAATGTGCTCGCAATGAGAAGGTAGTAGCATTTAGCGATGATATTCAAGAAAAAGTAAATGCATTACCAAATGCATCGTACACAGCGTTATATTCTGATAAGGACGAGCTTATTACAAAAGAATTATTAGCAGAAAAAATCGCTGATAATGCTGATGTTTATGTATGCGGTCCTGTAGGCTTTATGGAGGCTGTTATTAAAAATTTACAAGAAATTGGCGTGAAGGACGAAAAAATTCACTATGAATTTTTCGGACCAGCTATGCAACTAGCTTAA
- a CDS encoding Rrf2 family transcriptional regulator, producing MRLTLYTDYSLRTLIYLGAKEDGQLSTIQEISDAYNISKNHLMKVTHQLGLLGYIETIRGRGGGIRLAIDPKTLTIGEIVRHTEEDFHLVECFDKENNLCKIAPECQLKGVLYEALQAYLSVLDRYTLDDFLHSKEKLMALLLGKK from the coding sequence ATGCGCTTAACTTTATACACTGACTATTCTCTTCGAACACTTATCTATTTAGGTGCCAAGGAAGATGGTCAATTATCAACGATTCAAGAGATTTCAGATGCTTATAATATATCGAAAAACCATTTAATGAAGGTGACACATCAGCTTGGATTGTTAGGCTATATCGAAACAATCCGAGGACGTGGCGGTGGTATTCGTCTAGCCATTGATCCAAAAACCTTAACAATTGGTGAAATCGTTCGACATACAGAGGAAGATTTTCATCTTGTAGAATGTTTTGATAAGGAAAATAATTTATGTAAAATAGCGCCAGAATGTCAGCTTAAAGGCGTGCTATATGAAGCTTTACAAGCCTATTTAAGCGTGCTAGACCGCTATACATTAGATGATTTTCTACATTCCAAGGAAAAGCTAATGGCTCTTCTGCTTGGTAAGAAATGA
- a CDS encoding 2-isopropylmalate synthase has translation MGRKIWVFDTTLRDGEQVPGAKLNLYEKVEIAQQLKKLGVDIIEAGFPASSQGDFDAVKAVAEKVGNTNDIMITALARAVKADIDSVYNAVKYAENPMIHMVLGTSDIHVEKKFSKSKDQILQIGVDAVKYAKTLLPQVQYSTEDASRSDFEYLWKTIEAVMKAGATMINVPDTVGFAEPEEFGAMIYKLNDRMKNLDDSVLLSVHCHNDLGMATANTLAAIKNGADKVECTINGIGERAGNAALEEVVMALKTRSSVYNAETRINTKEIMNTSRLVSSFMGLDVQVNKAITGDNAFAHSSGIHQDGLLKSRDAYEIVHPEDVGLDDMELVLTARSGRHAVKNALEKLGFTNLSTEEFEGIFDGFLKLADAKKEVYDHDLYVIVESYYEKHDANNKNATHYSDQFFDFDDLQVVSNASFPSASVKIRKGGETFKASAVGSGPIDALYSAIAEITNIDVKLVEYNINSVSRGKEALGKVKITIEHEGEKYIAKAADTDILKASALAYINAINSVIVAKLAPVMN, from the coding sequence ATGGGAAGAAAAATTTGGGTGTTTGATACAACTTTACGTGATGGCGAGCAAGTACCTGGTGCAAAGCTGAATTTATATGAAAAAGTAGAGATTGCACAACAACTTAAAAAATTAGGTGTAGATATTATCGAGGCTGGTTTCCCTGCTTCATCACAAGGCGATTTTGATGCTGTGAAAGCTGTAGCCGAAAAGGTTGGTAATACAAATGACATTATGATTACAGCATTAGCACGTGCTGTAAAAGCTGATATTGATTCTGTTTATAATGCTGTAAAATATGCTGAAAACCCTATGATTCATATGGTACTTGGAACATCCGATATTCATGTGGAGAAAAAATTCAGCAAATCCAAGGACCAAATTTTACAAATTGGTGTAGATGCTGTGAAATATGCTAAAACATTACTACCACAGGTACAATATTCTACAGAGGATGCATCTCGTTCGGACTTTGAATATCTTTGGAAAACGATTGAAGCTGTGATGAAGGCTGGTGCAACGATGATTAACGTTCCTGATACAGTTGGTTTTGCAGAGCCAGAGGAATTTGGAGCAATGATCTATAAATTAAATGATCGTATGAAAAACTTAGACGATAGCGTTCTTCTTAGTGTTCACTGTCACAATGACCTTGGTATGGCAACAGCTAATACACTTGCTGCTATTAAAAATGGTGCAGATAAAGTGGAATGTACAATTAACGGTATTGGTGAACGTGCAGGAAATGCTGCATTAGAAGAAGTTGTAATGGCACTAAAAACTCGTAGCTCTGTCTACAATGCGGAAACACGTATTAATACAAAGGAAATTATGAATACTTCTCGTCTTGTTTCTAGCTTTATGGGCTTGGATGTTCAAGTAAATAAAGCTATTACAGGGGACAATGCTTTTGCCCATTCATCTGGTATCCATCAGGATGGCTTACTAAAATCCCGTGATGCTTATGAAATCGTGCATCCAGAAGATGTAGGTCTTGATGATATGGAGCTAGTGCTAACAGCTCGTTCTGGGCGTCATGCTGTAAAAAATGCTCTCGAAAAATTAGGCTTCACAAACCTTTCTACAGAAGAATTCGAAGGTATTTTTGATGGCTTCTTAAAGCTAGCCGATGCGAAGAAGGAAGTATACGATCACGACCTATATGTTATTGTTGAAAGCTATTATGAAAAGCATGACGCTAATAATAAAAATGCTACACATTATAGTGATCAATTCTTTGATTTCGATGACCTACAAGTCGTCAGCAATGCAAGCTTCCCTTCTGCAAGTGTAAAAATTCGTAAGGGTGGCGAAACATTTAAAGCAAGTGCTGTAGGCTCAGGTCCAATTGATGCCCTATATTCAGCAATTGCAGAAATTACAAATATTGATGTTAAACTAGTTGAATATAATATTAATAGTGTGTCACGTGGCAAGGAAGCGCTTGGTAAAGTAAAAATTACCATTGAGCATGAGGGCGAGAAATATATCGCAAAAGCAGCCGATACAGATATTCTAAAAGCAAGTGCTCTAGCTTACATTAATGCTATCAACAGTGTAATTGTCGCAAAACTAGCACCTGTTATGAATTAA
- a CDS encoding methyl-accepting chemotaxis protein, with product MRFTIYKKLLLGFLIVILVLVTTIGLNIQQLDSVNKTYRTLLEEQITTSNSIQELHVLAKQEIVSMRGYLLLGDKQNLQSSEEARKQFKLKSEELMATFNSKKSIELLEAIIKSEQSVQQFADRMFTLKAEGETEKYEKLDSTQGRLIIKQFDERVENLSAYQKEVIDHKIAATSKEIQHIKLQMIFLGGFAVVISLIIAIVVGNLMSRPINGMAKAAQKIAAGDLTSEQIRVKNRDEVGDLALAFNQMAVNLKDLITNVRHNTTQVSSSAAELTASADQTIQATEHTTSSIQEVASGSETQGKNATESSEAMKNMTKGIQQLASTTAAVSELAMETNSEAKHGNESLQRVITQMQTINTAVAESASVVKNLDKHSIEIGNIISIITEIAEQTNLLALNAAIEAARAGDHGRGFAVVADEVKKLAEQSKQSAEQIATLISEIQQNTNHAVTAMNAGTQEVQTGMQVVKVAEEGFAKIVKLIEQVSMQIQEATTVSEEMSSSAEQIYAAFDEIATIAQMSSNNLQNVASASEEQLATIEEVAASAATLSTMAEELQTQVSRFKLE from the coding sequence ATGCGTTTTACTATCTACAAGAAATTACTGCTCGGTTTTTTGATAGTCATTTTAGTTCTCGTTACAACAATTGGTTTAAATATTCAACAGCTTGACTCTGTAAACAAAACATATCGTACATTACTGGAGGAACAAATCACCACATCTAATAGTATTCAGGAGCTACATGTGCTAGCAAAACAAGAAATTGTTAGTATGAGGGGTTACCTACTGCTTGGCGATAAGCAAAACCTGCAAAGTAGTGAGGAAGCACGTAAACAATTCAAGCTTAAATCTGAGGAATTAATGGCAACCTTTAATTCTAAAAAATCCATTGAATTACTAGAAGCTATTATTAAAAGTGAGCAAAGCGTTCAACAGTTTGCAGATCGTATGTTTACACTAAAGGCTGAAGGCGAAACAGAAAAATATGAAAAGCTTGATAGCACGCAAGGACGCTTAATTATAAAGCAATTTGATGAACGTGTTGAAAATTTATCTGCTTATCAAAAGGAAGTTATAGATCATAAAATTGCCGCCACATCAAAGGAAATTCAACATATTAAACTGCAAATGATTTTTCTAGGGGGATTTGCTGTTGTCATTAGTCTGATAATTGCCATTGTAGTTGGTAATCTTATGTCCCGCCCTATCAATGGCATGGCAAAGGCTGCTCAAAAAATAGCAGCTGGCGACTTAACATCTGAGCAAATTCGTGTTAAAAATCGTGATGAAGTTGGTGATTTAGCACTAGCATTTAATCAAATGGCTGTTAATCTAAAAGACTTAATTACAAATGTCCGTCATAACACTACACAAGTTAGTAGCTCGGCTGCCGAATTAACAGCAAGTGCAGATCAAACAATCCAGGCTACTGAGCATACTACTTCCTCCATTCAAGAGGTCGCAAGTGGCTCTGAAACACAGGGGAAAAATGCTACAGAAAGCTCGGAAGCTATGAAAAATATGACAAAAGGTATACAACAGCTAGCCTCTACTACAGCAGCGGTTTCAGAGCTAGCAATGGAAACAAATTCGGAAGCTAAACATGGCAATGAATCATTACAGCGCGTGATTACACAAATGCAGACGATTAATACCGCTGTAGCAGAATCTGCTAGTGTTGTGAAAAATTTAGATAAACATTCCATTGAAATCGGAAATATTATTAGTATTATTACAGAAATTGCCGAACAGACAAATTTATTAGCACTTAATGCTGCAATCGAGGCAGCTCGTGCGGGCGACCATGGACGTGGCTTTGCTGTAGTGGCAGACGAAGTAAAAAAATTAGCCGAGCAATCCAAGCAGTCTGCTGAGCAAATTGCAACCTTGATTTCCGAAATTCAGCAAAATACAAATCATGCTGTCACAGCAATGAATGCAGGTACACAAGAAGTACAAACAGGTATGCAAGTTGTGAAAGTTGCTGAAGAAGGCTTTGCTAAAATTGTAAAACTTATTGAGCAAGTATCCATGCAAATCCAAGAAGCAACAACAGTTTCAGAGGAGATGTCATCGAGTGCAGAGCAAATTTATGCAGCCTTTGATGAAATAGCAACTATCGCTCAAATGTCTTCTAATAATTTGCAAAATGTAGCCTCTGCATCAGAGGAGCAGCTAGCAACAATTGAAGAAGTAGCAGCCTCAGCAGCAACACTCTCCACTATGGCTGAGGAACTACAAACACAAGTATCTCGCTTTAAATTAGAATAA